The nucleotide sequence TGAATAGCTGTTCCTGTTCCTTTAAGGCTTGACGGAAGCGTTGCAGAAACAGTAGCCGGTAGCGTTTGCTGACCATCAGTTCCTGATAGTAGTACTGGTAGTTGGGCAGGAAATCCGCATTTGGTGATGCGTCTGATGGTGCGTCAGGCTGCCAGCGAAAGTGTTGTCGTATCCGGCTTGTTCGCTGGGTGTCGGTGACCGGCGATGAAGCAGTGACGGATTGTCTGAACTGTTCAGCCAGCTGGTCCGGGCAAAAATCTTCGATGGCCTGATCAAGCGCTGACAGCATCGCCTTGCAGATAGATCGTTGTTGTGTGGCTGGTGTATCGGGGGAGGCTGTTGCGTGGTCACCTGAGCCTGGTGGTTGGGAGTAAATGCGCGGAATCTGTGTCAGCACGGGACGACTGCCCTGTGAATACAGGCAGGATTCATCTGGCTCCTGAGGCTGGGTAATTTTTCCGTACCAGAGTCCCCTGTGTATGCTCCAGTCATTATCCAGATCGTCTGGTTCTGTCAGTATATCAATCAGTGGTTTTTGATCAGGGGCAAGGTTCAGGCTGGTCGCCGTAGCGAGATCCGTCAGCGGCCTGTCGGCTCCGGACATAGAGACATCTACATTCCCGTTTTCAGTTTGACTGTCCTTTGATGCGGGTTTTCTGGCAAAGGGATCATCAAGGGCTTCTTCGTCTTCCTCCACTGAGCTGGTGGGTGTGAGCGCGTATTGTTCCGGTGCCTGATCTTCTGTCACTGTCAGCACAGGCGTGTCCAGCAGACCTGTGGTGCCCAGCCAGGGGCTGAAATCACTGGCTGCCAGTTGATAGTCACCACAGGAAAGAATGTCGCCGTCGCTTAATAGGAGTCTCTGCCGGGCCTGAACCGGTACTTCGACCTGGTTAATATGCAAAGGAAGGTCACTCAGGTTTTCCACGTACCAGAGCGAGTCTTCACGAGTCAGGCGGGCGTGTTGATCAGCAACACGGTTCTGACGATCGGGTAACCGGATCTGGCAGGAGTCTGACTGACCGATAAGCAGCTCCTCGGCATTCAGCGAGTGGCTCAGGCTGGCAACCTGTTCTCCTTCAGGCACACTGATGATCATAAACTGCATGGTAATGATCGGGAGTCTGGTTAAATGTCTAGATGGAAGCCGACTTGCGACAGCCTCCTGTATGGGAATGACGGTAGTATGATGTTAAAGATTGTAGATGATTTGTTGGGGATTGCAGTCTTGCGGACATGCAGGCTTGTAATATTGCGGAAAAGGCAATGGCAAAAGACCCTTCTGTTGTATCCATTGTCGCAGAAGCTGAACGACTGGGTTTAATGACGAGAGACCAGGGAACTGCGGTCAGGTTGACGCCATCTTATCTTCCAGAATTTTCCAGCCTTCATCCCAGTCCCTGACAGCGTATGCTTTTATCCAGCATTTTGGCAAATAAATACTCCCCAGCAATTCAGCCGCAGTGGCCTCGGCCAGGGAGCATGTTTTCATTTTCTTATGCAGGTCGTAGGCCATGTACCCTCTGACCTGACCAAGCGTTCCCCGAACGAATTTATAAGTGGCGCGAGCTTTTAAGCCAACAGATTGTGCCGTGCTGAGGGCAGGTACCATATCGAAACCCGTTCTGGCGAGCTTTTTGGACTTCTGGTTTATGATGTAAGTAATGATTGCTCTGCAGTTTTGCGATGCATCATTACAAACACACTCGTAATTATTTTCCTCAAACAATAATCGGAGGCAGGCGAGATGGCGGGTTGTACTCACGAGGGCAGGCACTTTCGCCACTGTGTCGGCAAGGTTGCCGGTCAGCATCTTTAAGCCTTGCATAGCTACGAACTTTGCTGTTCTTTTCACTATTTCCTGTTCCAGTTGTTTTAGCAGTGTCACCCTGTGTCTCTCGTAAAAGTCCCTAGTAGCCGGGTCAATCTCTGGCAATGGTGTATAACCCTGAGCAACAGCTTCCACCGCATCAACAACGTCAATGGGATCAAGGTCAGAAAAAAAATTTTCCATGGCAGGCTCCAATTCAAAGGCAGGAGGCCTCAAATGGGAAAACAGCTGTATAGAGTTTAGACGGGATTTGCCCCAAACTCTTCATGAAATGTCATCCAGAAGCCTGGCTTATGGCTGACAAGATTGAAGCAGAATTGGCCTCTGTACCTGAGGGGCTGAACTGGCTGGCCGATACAGTATTTCAACAACATTCAATAAATAGTGTGCAAAGGCCTTTACCCTATGGATGCTCCAGGAAACCCGAAGCCCGTAACCCAGACAGATTTACCGTCAGCAGAAAACCAGAAGCCTGCTGACGAGCCAGAAAAGGCAAAGAAAGCAAGCCATGCCGGGCGTACTATCAGCAAGCATGATGGTCAGACAACGTCCAGCTCGATTGTTGATGAGGCGAGAGCTTTGGCCGGGCCTGATAAAGCGAAAAGGCAACAGGTTGTCTCATCAAGAAAGACGCACGCTGAAATACAAAAGATTGGCGATGAGCTGGATGCCTCCAATCAGGCTATCAGGGACTTCATTAAAGCCAATAAACTGCTTGAAGTGTCAAACATTCAATACGACCCTGTTACCGGGTTTTCCAGAGAAACCCAGCGTAAGAGTGTTTTGATGTCGCAGTTGAAAGATTTAATTGATCAGCACACCCGGTTATTGAATCAGATATATAGTGTTATTTCGCCTTCCAGTCATCAACTGAAAATGATGGGTAAAGCCGTCAGGTCTGCTGTCGGTAAAAAAAGACGAAGCCCTGAAGACAAGGCTTTACTGGAAGCCGTGACCTCAATTCCCGGAATTGATGGCAACAAGGCAAAGTACTGGAAAGAAAGAGGGTTCATACGGAGTTACTCAGTGTTTTGTATGGAGCGTTTTCAAGCAGTGTGTACCCTTTATCCCTCACTGCAAAGAGTGGGAGACCCTGAAACCTATATTGCCAGAGTCGAAGAGTTTATTGCTCATTCGCTGGAGTGGATGCAAGTACTGGTGGAAGTGATGCAGTGTGATATTGCAGAGGGAAAAAACGTTGAGCTGCAGGAGAACATTAAGGCATTCGATAATGCGGCTGTCGCCATTTCGGCGATGATTCAGGATAGTGAAAAGTTTTATGTGGCCTATGACAAGCTGGACCAACTGCGACATCTGCTGGCTGAAAACGGACATTATCTTGATCACTGGCTGGAAACGCTGGGTGATTTTAGCCAGAAGCCACATGACAGCCCAAAGTATTTAAATGCCATTGTCGCAGCCATTGTTATGGATAAGCCGGAAGTGGCCCTGAACATACTGGAAAAATTCAGCCAGCGGGTAAACAGCGGCGATTTTCCTGCGTCTGACTGCTTTCGGGTCTGCCTGGGGCTGATCAGTTCCACCACATGGTTATACGATCGTCCGGAACCTCTGGGGGAACACAAAAATCGTGTCAGGGGGGCAGAAAAAATAGTCAGGGAATTTGGGAATCTGGTCAGACATGTCGATGAAAACAAGTTGCTTTCCGATGAACAACGGGCTTCTTTGCTGCAGCTCTTTGCGGTTATTGATGATCTCTGCTGTTCTGAAGTCCGGAACTTAGAGGCACTTGAACAGAGAGTCCTTGACAGGGGTGCTGAGCTGGTTCGTGAAGAAGACGCCCAAAAACAAAAAGTTCAGTCCAAGCTTGAGAGGCGTGAACGGCGAAGGCAAAAACGTCTGGCGGAGCAACAGGCGACTAAAAAGGAGACGCCTTCAGATGAACCGATTAATGAACCGGATCGCCCTTCGGATGACAGTGAGGTACAACTGCACCCTTCACTGAAGAAAGCACTGGATGCATTTTCCCAAAATGAGCCTAACAGGGTCATCAAGTCGGCGTTTCATGAAGTTGTGAAGGATAAAAGCGCCAGTGCCTTCGACAAAGCTCAGGCACATTATGGTTATGCGGATGTTTTGTCCGCCCGGCTGAGCCCGCGTCTGGAAACGTTGAATGCCTTTGTGGATGCGACTTATGACTATGAGCAGGAACTGTTGGCAGACCGGCTTCCCCCTTCTGATAATGAGTTTCGTTTTAACAAGGTGCTGAGTGAACTGAAAGGTCAGGTGGAAGGCATCAACTGGGCAGTACTGGAGATGGCTCAGTCGATCAAGTCCGCGCTGGATATATTTTATGAGCTGGGGGATGAAAAGGCAGAGTTTCTGGAACAGCTGCTTGAGCTGCATGACCAGGCAGAGGATCTGATTGCAAAAACAGAAAAAGTCACAGAATGTTGCAGACGATTGCCAGACATCTACCAACTAAGGGGACGGGTTCTCAGCCGGTACCTGAAGGCAAGAACCGAGAGGCAGGCAAATCCTGAGCAAGTAAAAAAACGTGGGGAAAAGAAAAAGCTGATTGAAGACAGTATCAGAGAGATAAAGGATTTCAGTTCGAAACTCGATGGCAGTATTCGGTTTATAAAGAGTGTACTGGATCGGAATAAAGTAGAAAGTGCCGTTACCAACTACCAACAGCAGAGTGATAATGTGCAGGTAACGGCTGACAGTGCCACAGCTTCTGCCATTGCGACAGCTTCAACATCTGCAACCCCTTTATCGCCTTCAGAAACCACCTCTTTTGAACAGAACCAGCCAGCGGAACCGATCGCTTCCACATCGGTCGCTTCCACATCGGTCGCTTCTCCCGTTGAAGCTGTTGGGGGGGCATCAGGCAGCACTGGAGTAGAGACCGGGGGTGCTGAATCTCAGCCTGCTCCGTCATTTGTGTTTCCTGTCAGGCGGTTTATGCCTGAAGATATTTTCAGTTCCCTTGAGAAGTCGATTGAGGACACCGGGCTTTCCTGGCAGATGGGTAAATCGGGTCTGGTTGTTTCTGACAATGCAGATTCAGCATCAGGAGCGACTGCCAGACCAGAGCCTGACCAACCTGCCAAAGGCAGGAGAAAAGGTAAGGGTAAAAAGCGGAAAGTGGCTGCGAGCAAACCGACGGAGCCGAAGGCCGAATTACCTGCTGCTACCGGCTCGCTCATGCAGCTTCGCGTACGTGATTATCTGAAGTCAGTAGTCACTCATGGAAAGAGTCCGGATGGAAAGCCGCTGCCTGATGGCTTTGATCTGGAAGGTGTAAAAGCCAGAATTGAGGCGGGTACGTTTTTGTCGACGCCAGACGTACTGGAAGATTTTGCGATTCTGGCGGATGCCCTGGGGACACCTGTCCGGCTCATATTCAGGACAGCTAACGTGTTTAACTGCATGCCCGGGCTTGGCAAGCCTGTCAAAGTCGCAATGAATGAATACCCGGATACACCGCATATGTCACTGGAATACTTTGCCTCTGAGAAAAATCGTCGCTGGTTTACTTCACTTTCGCACCTCTTCGATTACGTTGCAGAGGACACGGCCGGGAAGCTGGAACAAAAAAACAACAAACCGTCGCATTAGACTGACCCATAAAAAAATGCAGCTCTCCCGGGCTAATCAGATAGCCTCATGTTTCGGGGTGAGCTGCATTTTCTGCCTATGGCTGTTGGGTTGAGGTCACTAGAAAAAGCTCAGTATATCCAGCACAGACTTCTTGGCATCACCAAACAGCATGCTCGAATTCTCCTTAAAGAACAGTGGGTTCTGAACCCCGGCATAGCCGGTCGCCATGGAACGCTTGAAGATAACCACTTGACCGGACTCCCACACTTTCAGAACCGGCATGCCTGCAATCGGGCTGTTCGGGTCATCCATGGCCGCCGGGTTGACGGTGTCGTTTGCGCCAATGACCAGAACCACGTCGGTATCGACAAAGTCGTCATTCAGTTCATCCATTTCCTCAACGATGTCGTAAGGCACCCTGGCTTCTGCCAGCAGTACGTTCATGTGTCCGGGCAGACGTCCGGCTACCGGGTGAATACCAAAACGAATGTTAATATTTTTCTCACGCAGCTTAGTGACCAGCTCTTGCAGAGGGTGCTGAGCCTGCGCAACCGCCATACCGTAGCCCGGAGTGATAATGACACGGGAGGCATTTTTCAGCATGTCAGCCACATCTTCCGCGCTGGACTCTGTGTGTTCACCCTGATCTTCACTGGCAACAATGGTGCCGCCTTCTGTACCAAAACCACCGAAAATCACAGAGACAAACGACCGGTTCATGGCAGCGCACATCAGGTAAGACAGAATCGCACCGGAAGAGCCGACCATTGCACCGGTAATAATCAGCAGGTTGTTACCCAGCATGAAACCGGTGGCTGCGGCAGCAATACCAGAGTAAGCGTTCAGCATGGACACGACCACCGGCATATCTGCACCGCCGATGCCCATGACGAGAGTAATACCAAACGCGAAAGCAAATGCAGTCATTAACAACAGTGCCAGCATGTTCTGCTGCTGTACAAAGATGACCGCCATTAACACCGCTGCGCCAATAATCGCCAGATTCGTCCAGTGCCCTCCGGGCAGGGAGACAGGGCTGCTGGTAATTCGGCCATGGAGTTTCAGGCAGGCAATGACAGAGCCACTAAACGTCACTGTACCGACCATTACACCAAACCCGATCAGGGCATCGTGAATCATGACTTCAGTGGCGGTCATGATGCTTGCAACGGTTGTTGCTTCTATAGCACTGGAGAAACCAATCAGAACGGCTGCCAGACCACCAAAACCGTTAAGAACGGCGACCAGCTGTGGCATCTCGGTCATTTCAACCTTCTTAGCCAGATAAAGCCCGATACCGGAACCGACAATCATCAGTACCGTTACCCAGTTCATCCCTGCAATGCTGGCATGGGCGATGGTGGCGACAATGGCAATGACCATGCCCATCATGCCGTAAAAACTGCCGTTTTTGGCACTTTCCTGACGACTGAGCCCGGCAAGGCTCATGACAAACTTCATGGCTGCGAGTAAGTACGCAGAAACTAATAATCCTTCAGACATGACGAACATCCTGATTATTCTTTAATAAACATTTTCAGCATGCGTTGGGTGACCGCGAAGCCCCCGACGATATTGATCATGGCGACGACAAGAGCTATTCCCGAGAGAGCCAGTACCGCACCGTTATCACTGCCCATTTGCATCAGCGCCCCGACAACAATAATGCCGCTGATGGCATTGGTGACACTCATCAGCGGTGTGTGCAGGGCAGACGTTACGTTCCAGATCACGTAGTAGCCGACGATAGACGACAATACAAAGACAGTAAGGTGTTCAAGGAAGCTGGCAGGTGCCGAATTAGCGACCCATGCAAACAGGCAGGCACCGGCTGCCAGCAGGGCAGGCTTAAGCCATGGACGTGATGGTTTGGGTGCTTCTTCTGCCGCTGTTTCGAGTTGGGCTTTTTCGGTGGGAGCCGCACTGACTTTAACAGGCGGTGGTGGCCAGGTGATGTTACCTTCTTTAACGACGGTCAGACCACGAACGACTTCGTCGTCAAAGTCTATGACCAGCTCGCCGTCTTTTTCCGGCGTCATCAGTTTTAGCATGTTCACCAGATTGGTGCCGTACAGCTGTGAAGACTGGGTCGGCAGACGACTGGGCATGTCAGTAAAGCCAATCACGGTGACACCGTGTTTTACGACGGCTTTGTCTTTTTCTGTGCAGGCGCAGTTACCACCGGTAAGGGCAGCCAGATCGACGATAACGCTACCGGGTTTCATGGCTTTTACCATGTCTTCGGTAATCAGTCTTGGAGCTGGGCGACCCGGAATCAGAGCGGTGGTAATGATGATGTCGACTTCTTTCGCCTGCTCCATGAACAGTGCCATTTCGGCATCAATAAATGCCTGACTCATCTCTTTGGCGTAGCCGTCGGAAGAGTCCTGTTCTTCTTCATAATCAAGCTCAAGGAACTCGGCTCCCATGCTTTCAACCTGCTCCTTAACTTCAGGGCGGGTATCAAAGGCACGAACAATAGCACCCATACTGCCAGCAGCGCCAAGAGCCGCCAGACCGGCCACTCCAGCACCAATCACCAGAACTTTAGCGGGAGGAATTTTACCGGCGGCAGTAATCTGACCGTTAAAGAAACGGCCAAAGTGGTGTGACGCTTCAACCACTGCACGATAACCACCAATGTTTGCCATGGAACTCAGGGCATCCAGGGACTGGGAGCGGGACAGGCGAGGCACACTGTCCAGTGCCAGCACGTTAATATTGCGCTGGCTTAACTGGTTCATCAACGCTTCGTTCTGTCCGGGCCAGATAAAGCTGGCTAGTGTCGCACTGTCTTTCAGCAGGGCGATTTCTTTTTCGGAAGGCTCATTGACCTTCATAACGATGTCTGATTGCCAGACATCTTTGGCTGGGGCAATCTCTGCACCGGCATCGGTATAGGCACTGTCATCAAAGCTGGCCTTTAAACCGGCTCCACTTTCAACGACAACACTGTAGCCCAGCTTGATCAGTTTCTTTACCGTGTCCGGTGTGGCAGCCACCCGGTTTTCATTCGGCTGAATTTCTCCGGGAATCCCTATTCGCATGATATGAACCTGTTTTCTAATTTCGTCAAATGTTTCAGTAATACGCCACTTGTCCTTCAACTTCAGGACGGATGACGGTGCCGGAATCCGAACAGAGAATTTCACTGCAACGACTCAGGGAGCCAATGGCAGCCATTTTTCCTGTGTTCCTGACAAAGTCGACAGCTGCCTCAATTTTCGGCCCCATGGAACCAGAGGCAAAGTCAAACTGGCTGAGCCCTTCAGGGGTTGCAATACGAATATCTCTGGAATCCGGATGCCCGAACTGCGTAGCAACGGCATGGACATCAGTCAGAATCAGGAAGGCGTCAGCGTTAAGCTTTTCTGCCAGCAGGCTTGAGGAGCGGTCTTTATCAATCACTGCCTCAACATCTTTTAACTGTCCGTCGCTGTCCCGTCTGACCGGAACACCGCCACCGCCGCCACAGATCACGGTGATATCTTCGGCACTGACCAGGTGCTGCAACGATGGCAGCTCAAGGATGGCCTGTGGTTTTGGAGAGGCAACAACGCGACGGAAATGTTTACCATCGGCTTTGATGATCCAGTCGGGATGTTCTTTCAGAAGACTGTCAGCCTGTTCACGGGTGTAAACGGGACCAACGAATTTGTCAGGGTCAGAGAATGCGGGATCGTCGCTGTCTACCAGTGTCTGAGTCGACATCACACACACTTTTTGATCCGGCATCTGGTTGCGCAGTTCCTGCTCAAACAGGTAGCCAATCATGCCCTGGGTCTGGGCTCCCAGTGAATCGAGAGGGTAGGGTGCTACGTCTTTATAGTGATCATTCATCAATGCCAGCAACCCAACCTGCGGACCGTTACCATGGGTCAGGATAACCTGATGATCCCGGGCAATTCGGGCAATGGATTTGGCGGCTATATGAATGTTTTTACGCTGGGTTTCACAATCGAGGGGTTCACCACGCTGGAGGATCGCATTGCCTCCCAAAGCTATTACAACTCTCATTACAGTTCCATTTAATAATCAAAATAATAATTCAAAAGTCTCTTGTGGTGATTTTCAGAAGTGACGGCATTCCTGTCTGTCCTGACTGCAACGAAAATCGTGGTTAACCTAGTGCTGACAAGCGTTTATATCCATACAACCGTCATTCCCGCGTAGGCGGCTCTCGTAAAGGAGAGAGTACCACGGTAGTGGATCCCCGCCTGCGCGGGGATGACGTTGGGATGTTCTACGTTGCTACTCCCCTAAACAGCATCAGCGGGTGCTGGAATAAACCATTGTCCCGTCAACATAGGTTCGGTAAATGTTCCGGTCATCACCCAGCGTCATCAGTACAAACAGCTTTTCGCTCAGGGTTTTGGAGTTATCCCAGCGCAGTTGCTGAACCTGAGTAGCCATTGGGTCAAGCACGACGAAATCAGCTTCTTTACCAACATTAAAGTTACCGATCTTGTCATCAAGGTACAGTGAGTGAGCACCGCCCAGGGTTGCCCGGTAAAAGCCTTCCATTGCGGACAGCTTCTGCTGTTGCAGCTGCACCACCTTGTAGGCTTCGTTCAGGGTCTGGAACATATTAAATGAAGTACCCGCACCGACATCGGTGGCTATGCCTACCCGCACATTGCCTTTTACAGCCTTGGGGTAATTGAACAGACCGCTGCCCAGATACATATTGGACGTTGGGCAGAAGGCGGCTGACGATCCGGTTTCTGCCATGACCTGCCACTCCTGCTCTTCCAGGTGGATGCAGTGTGCGTACACGCTGCGTTCACCAGTTAGACGGTAGTAGTCGTATACATCCAGATAGCTTTTGCGTTCCGGATACAGGGATTTCACCCACTCAATTTCACTGGTGTTTTCAGACAGATGGGTTTGCACATAGGCATCCGGGAACTCTTCCCTCAGTGCCATGGCTTTTTCCAGTTGCTCCGGACTGGAAGTCGGGGCGAATCTTGGGGTAATGGCATACAGCAGACGATTGCGGTTGTGCCACTTCTTCAATAAACGGCGGGAGTCGTCGTAGCTGCTCTGTGGGGTATCCAGC is from Endozoicomonas gorgoniicola and encodes:
- a CDS encoding FHA domain-containing protein, yielding MQFMIISVPEGEQVASLSHSLNAEELLIGQSDSCQIRLPDRQNRVADQHARLTREDSLWYVENLSDLPLHINQVEVPVQARQRLLLSDGDILSCGDYQLAASDFSPWLGTTGLLDTPVLTVTEDQAPEQYALTPTSSVEEDEEALDDPFARKPASKDSQTENGNVDVSMSGADRPLTDLATATSLNLAPDQKPLIDILTEPDDLDNDWSIHRGLWYGKITQPQEPDESCLYSQGSRPVLTQIPRIYSQPPGSGDHATASPDTPATQQRSICKAMLSALDQAIEDFCPDQLAEQFRQSVTASSPVTDTQRTSRIRQHFRWQPDAPSDASPNADFLPNYQYYYQELMVSKRYRLLFLQRFRQALKEQEQLFRSNDDGT
- the pntB gene encoding Re/Si-specific NAD(P)(+) transhydrogenase subunit beta, which codes for MSEGLLVSAYLLAAMKFVMSLAGLSRQESAKNGSFYGMMGMVIAIVATIAHASIAGMNWVTVLMIVGSGIGLYLAKKVEMTEMPQLVAVLNGFGGLAAVLIGFSSAIEATTVASIMTATEVMIHDALIGFGVMVGTVTFSGSVIACLKLHGRITSSPVSLPGGHWTNLAIIGAAVLMAVIFVQQQNMLALLLMTAFAFAFGITLVMGIGGADMPVVVSMLNAYSGIAAAATGFMLGNNLLIITGAMVGSSGAILSYLMCAAMNRSFVSVIFGGFGTEGGTIVASEDQGEHTESSAEDVADMLKNASRVIITPGYGMAVAQAQHPLQELVTKLREKNINIRFGIHPVAGRLPGHMNVLLAEARVPYDIVEEMDELNDDFVDTDVVLVIGANDTVNPAAMDDPNSPIAGMPVLKVWESGQVVIFKRSMATGYAGVQNPLFFKENSSMLFGDAKKSVLDILSFF
- a CDS encoding Re/Si-specific NAD(P)(+) transhydrogenase subunit alpha; translation: MRIGIPGEIQPNENRVAATPDTVKKLIKLGYSVVVESGAGLKASFDDSAYTDAGAEIAPAKDVWQSDIVMKVNEPSEKEIALLKDSATLASFIWPGQNEALMNQLSQRNINVLALDSVPRLSRSQSLDALSSMANIGGYRAVVEASHHFGRFFNGQITAAGKIPPAKVLVIGAGVAGLAALGAAGSMGAIVRAFDTRPEVKEQVESMGAEFLELDYEEEQDSSDGYAKEMSQAFIDAEMALFMEQAKEVDIIITTALIPGRPAPRLITEDMVKAMKPGSVIVDLAALTGGNCACTEKDKAVVKHGVTVIGFTDMPSRLPTQSSQLYGTNLVNMLKLMTPEKDGELVIDFDDEVVRGLTVVKEGNITWPPPPVKVSAAPTEKAQLETAAEEAPKPSRPWLKPALLAAGACLFAWVANSAPASFLEHLTVFVLSSIVGYYVIWNVTSALHTPLMSVTNAISGIIVVGALMQMGSDNGAVLALSGIALVVAMINIVGGFAVTQRMLKMFIKE
- the arcC gene encoding carbamate kinase, with translation MRVVIALGGNAILQRGEPLDCETQRKNIHIAAKSIARIARDHQVILTHGNGPQVGLLALMNDHYKDVAPYPLDSLGAQTQGMIGYLFEQELRNQMPDQKVCVMSTQTLVDSDDPAFSDPDKFVGPVYTREQADSLLKEHPDWIIKADGKHFRRVVASPKPQAILELPSLQHLVSAEDITVICGGGGGVPVRRDSDGQLKDVEAVIDKDRSSSLLAEKLNADAFLILTDVHAVATQFGHPDSRDIRIATPEGLSQFDFASGSMGPKIEAAVDFVRNTGKMAAIGSLSRCSEILCSDSGTVIRPEVEGQVAYY
- the guaD gene encoding guanine deaminase, translated to MQYPNTVKAVRGTLLDISKVGSDLESIESNLRYIKDGLLIINQGKIAYAGEWEEGKHTLPDSLRICDYRGKLIVPGFIDTHIHYPQMEIVGAYGEQLLEWLNTYTFPTEMKYGDKRYAKEMAGLFVKELLKNGTTTAMVLCSVHPESVDALFEVCDQRNMRMIAGKVMMDRNAPEELLDTPQSSYDDSRRLLKKWHNRNRLLYAITPRFAPTSSPEQLEKAMALREEFPDAYVQTHLSENTSEIEWVKSLYPERKSYLDVYDYYRLTGERSVYAHCIHLEEQEWQVMAETGSSAAFCPTSNMYLGSGLFNYPKAVKGNVRVGIATDVGAGTSFNMFQTLNEAYKVVQLQQQKLSAMEGFYRATLGGAHSLYLDDKIGNFNVGKEADFVVLDPMATQVQQLRWDNSKTLSEKLFVLMTLGDDRNIYRTYVDGTMVYSSTR